CCCCCACCCCGTATTCACGTTGTTTCCCGGCCCGCGCCGGCGCGGCCTTCCAACCTCCTGTTTCATACGTCATACTGAGTCAGAGCCTCGCTACTGGCGATTCCTCTCACTCGACGATCTGACTGACACGGTCAGTCCTGGTAATAGATCATTCTCGGCAGCTCTTTGGCCTGGTCAACCCAGCCTGCCACCGTTTCCGCTGAAGGCAGTGGCGTGACGATGTTCTCTACCGCGTTGACCGCCACCATCCTGGCGTGCAGGTTTTCAGGGTTGCGTGTTGCCAGATCAGGCACCGTGTGGACGCCGGAGGCCAGCAGCAAGGCGGCATGCTTATAGCCAACACCCTTGATCCGCATCAGGTCCAGCTTCTTGACCGCCGTCAGGATCACATCATGGTCGATCCCTGTTGCCTCTTCCAGCTCCAGCCGGCCCTTCGGGGTAGCGCCTCGCTTCAGCAACTCAGAGGGAACGTCAACCTCATCGGCATGCAGCTTGGCAGCATCGGCAGCGCTCAAACCACTGACTGCCACCAATGCGCTCACCGCAGCCGCACTTTCCGGCGCCAAATCGGGCAGCGCCGCAACAGCCTTGCTCGCACCCTCGGTGACGTCGTCCGCCACATTGTCGATCGCCTCATCAGCCGCCGCAGCAGCGTCTTTCATCGCATCCGCCGAGTCGACCAGCACGCTCGCTGTTTCTTCCGGTACATCATAGGCCTCAACGGTGCCGCCGATGCGCACCATTTCCGCCTTGGTCGGTTCGACCTCGAAGTCGTCGGCCATGATGGCCAATGCCGCGCCACCCTGACGAAGATACTCCACCAGCTTCGCCTGGTCCGCGTCGCTCATGCCCACATCCTTGTGGAACAGTG
Above is a genomic segment from Chloroflexota bacterium containing:
- a CDS encoding DUF4332 domain-containing protein; its protein translation is MANDNDKLVIGYYTNHAAAEEAAHELKDWDKHNDNVKLGAVAIMAIDPKSGELEAKEVGQRKTKGGALWGTVIGGALGLLTGGIGLIPGLILGAGGGAAIGALFHKDVGMSDADQAKLVEYLRQGGAALAIMADDFEVEPTKAEMVRIGGTVEAYDVPEETASVLVDSADAMKDAAAAADEAIDNVADDVTEGASKAVAALPDLAPESAAAVSALVAVSGLSAADAAKLHADEVDVPSELLKRGATPKGRLELEEATGIDHDVILTAVKKLDLMRIKGVGYKHAALLLASGVHTVPDLATRNPENLHARMVAVNAVENIVTPLPSAETVAGWVDQAKELPRMIYYQD